The genomic stretch AAGAGCCTCATTTAAGCAAACAGAACTCCTCTCGGGGGGGAAAGATAACATCATCCAGAAACTCTATAGAACTCTTAGAAATTAATACTGGCATATCAAGAGATAAGACTCAATCAAAAACCaagagaaaaacaatggaaataaacaTGTGGGAGATCTATTTACTGGACATGGACTTTAGAAAAGCCTGTGATTTAAATAGAAAGCAAAATAGAGGGTTTAGCAGCAAAATGGAAATTATAGGGAAAAAGattgaattaaaaattagaacattAAAATATGTCTTTAAGAAATCAGTGGGTGAGTTTACCAATAGATTAGATATAGCTGAAACAGAACTAttgcactggggcttccctggtggctcattggtaaaggattcgcctaccaatgcagaagacgggagttcgatccctgatcgaggaagatcccacatgcctcgcagcgtctaagcctgtgtaccacaactgctgagcctatgctctagagcctgggagctgcaactctttgagtccacatgccacaactactgaaacccgagtgccctagagcccatgcctcactagagaaaagcccacatggcaacgaagacccaacacagtcagaaacaaataaaattttaaaaaagaactactGAACTAGAGGATAGGTCAGAAGAAAATCTGTAGAATGAAGCAAGGGAAAACAAAAGGATGAAAAACACAAGAGAATATAAGACACATATGAGGAAGGTCTCATATATGAAACTGAAATCTtatatggagaagagaaagaatgggACCATAGCAATACCCGAAACAGTAATAGCTGAGTATTTTCTAGCAGTGACAGAGGACATTATTTTATAGATGCAAGGGCCATAAAATCCAAGcaagataaatataaagaaacccACACCTAGGCATATTATTGTAAAAGTGTTGAAAGCCAAAGTCAAAGAGAAAGCTTTGATTcatccggaaaaaaaaaaaaaaaaagacccactaAGGAATGTCTGAACTTTCAATAGAAGCAATGCAAATAAAAGCCAGCAGAACAGTGTAATGTTATCTTGAACAAATCAGATGTAACTAACTGCCAACGTAGAGCTCTATGTCCTGTGAAAACACTCTCTTAAACAGAaagcaaagactttttttttttttcatgttttcttattttattaaatcttaCTAGCATTCCTTAAGGAATAAACACATAGGTGAGTAGGCTACAGTGAAGAAATCTTTTTATAAGAAAGTTAAGACATTAAAAGATATTTCCAGGTGTTATCTTCAGTgatgtttcttatcttttttctGGGACTCCAGGTAATATTCAGCCCCTACAGCTACCACAAATGCAGCAAATCCCCACTTGAATCCTTTTAATAATGCTCCAACAAAGGAAACATTATTTGCAAAGCCACCCATGTATCTCCAAGCTTCATTGCGGCCCCATGGATCCCTTAGTCCTCGTGCAGCCAGTTTCTCTTGGACAGTTTCTAATGGTGTCCCTTCTATCTTCCATTGTTTATAATCTGGAAGTTCCATTTTACTAGGACCATGTTCATGTTCATGTCCATGGGCCATGTCTGACAGCAATCTGACCTCTCAGGACACTTAAGATTCACCCCCAAAGACTTTTTTTTGAAAGACAAACACAAACGGACAACATTCCTTACTAGCAGATCtgcttcaaagaaaataaaaggatgtgATTTAAGTACAAGGAAAATGATCCCAGATGGAAGCTCAGAAATGTACGAATAATTGATAAATAatggaaaagacaaatattagGTATTTATCAAAGGAATAAGAATCTTACATAGTACATACTCAGATCACAGGGCAATTGTGTCAAAACTAAATAACCAAGGGAGAAAAACCTAGAAAATTTCCACAAGTttggaaatgaaggaaaatgagaaaatattttgcacTGCTAATCAAAATTTCTAGGACACATACAAGCTATTCTTAGAAGGAAAATGACAGCCTTAAATGCatatatgagggaaaaaaaaaaaactagaaataaaagaagtTAAGCATATAACTCAAAACATTAGAGAAAAGAACTGTAAAATAACCCACCCAAAATAAGTAGAAGGTATAAAACGctaaagaacaaaaattaatgaaatagaaaagaaatacacaAGAAAGACCAACAAAGCCAAACACTGGTTCTttctaaagataaataaaatggataaacttccagttagattgatgggggtggggcgggggagggagttAACATAG from Capricornis sumatraensis isolate serow.1 chromosome 7, serow.2, whole genome shotgun sequence encodes the following:
- the LOC138082385 gene encoding NADH dehydrogenase [ubiquinone] 1 beta subcomplex subunit 3 gives rise to the protein MAHGHEHEHGPSKMELPDYKQWKIEGTPLETVQEKLAARGLRDPWGRNEAWRYMGGFANNVSFVGALLKGFKWGFAAFVVAVGAEYYLESQKKDKKHH